The Haematobia irritans isolate KBUSLIRL chromosome 1, ASM5000362v1, whole genome shotgun sequence DNA segment acaaacttattataccctgttccacagtagtggtgaagggtataataacattttgtcaaaatatcaaaaatagaaataaaattttgacacaattttctatagaaataaactgttgacaaagttttctaaaaaaatacaattttgacaaaattgtctataaaaattaaattttgataaattttctataaaaataaaatgttatgttaatttctataaaaataaaattttctatagaaataaaattttaggaaagattttctatagaaataaaaatttagcaaaattttctatagaaataacattttgataaaattttctatagaaataatattttgacgacattttctgtagaaataaattttgacaaaattttctatagaaataaaattttgacgaaattttctatagaaatacaattttgacaaaattttctatagaaataaaatttttataaaattttctatagatataacattttgacaaaattttctatacatgtaaaattttgacaaaattttctataaaaataaaatttttataaaattttctataaaaataatattttgtataaaattttctatagaaataaaattttgacaaacgtttctatagatataaaattttgacaacattttctatagatataaaattttgacaaaattttctatagatagaaaattttgacgaaattttctgtagaaataaaattttgacaagattttctatatatatatatatatatatatatatatatatatatatatatatatatatatatatatatatatatatatatatatatatatatatatatatatatatatatatatatatatatatatatatatatatatatatatatatatatatatatatatatatatatatatatatatatatatatatatataattttgacaaaattgtccataaaaataaaatttttataaaattctctataggaataaaattttggcaaaattttcaattgaaataaaatttggacaaatttttctatagatataaaatgttgataaaattttctatagatataaaattttgacaagattttctatagaaataaaattttgacaaaattttctataaaaatttaaattaaatttttgaaaaattttctatggaaataaaattttgacaaaattttctataaaaataaaattgctatagaaaattttctgtagaaataaaaatttgacaaaaatataaataaatttttgcaaataatattttttggttcgcattattttagtaagcgatcgataacttctcatctagaaagtgttcttttacaaaatcgagattttctccccgaatgaacttgtctgttttgccaaatttgaaaaatactattagcaaataaatttgttaaagactttctcaaaatattaaaatattttgttaaaacaagtgtgcaaatcggttcaaaaaAGGCtatacaaaaggtactaaatcattcgcggtacTGACCAAAgtaaaaaagtgaaaaagtattgaaaaaagtactatagtactgcatttccatccccaaatttaaaatataaaataactcaAATATATAAGTTTGaggattaaaaattgttaacataaaaatatatattatttaaaatattaaatttttagttgcaaATAATTAAACTTATTGGTTAATAACCTGCGTTAGTAGGCATTTGAGAGTAGTAATCAattcctaaatttttatatttatatatcaaattgtttttgtgaCGTAGTCTACATATAGTAGTAAGATATATACTTAGTATTAAGGTGTAATTATATGTCAAGTTTTTGCAGTCCTTGATTGTAgtcctaattatttttataattttttttaagtaaatttaatgtaattctttattttgagtatccctgtaaccgtatatggccatttcggcttggttgtaaaatgagttaaataaataaaacaaataaataaaacaaatagatctcaaacttggcaaaataaagaattatatttaaactgaaaaagatcgaacaagaaacaaaataaatcaagaattttctattgcagATAAACCGaattaatcttattaaacagtaAATTTCAAGGAATGGTTTTAAATAAAGTGGTGATAAAATGATTGCTAGGTTTGTGAGGATCTAAAttaaaaagttgcttcacaattctatataaaacactGATATAAATGCGTTTATTTGTTgctttttctttaagaaaaagtgagtcatttttttaacattatattgtgcttttttttttgactataTGTTATATAAAAGTATCAATTATATCACCCTGTGAAGAACTCCTGACCATTAAATGTAATACTTCACTGTGTAACAATAGTTCttccttaaggtgagtactaagttcgagtttagccgctaaaggtgagtattaagttcgagtttagccgttaaAATCACCGTTCACGATTACTATctaataatccattaaaaataatataaattttgtgaaaagttactTTGGACTATTGCCCCatcaagtttttataaaatttgcatcaaagaggTACAATTGTATTAAGTTGGAGTTTAGCCGCTTAAATCGcccttttttcacgattacttttctttaataatccactttaaggaatacaaactttgtgaaaatttgctttgggctattccccatcaagttataataaaatttgcaacaaatatgtataattttatgccttttttttactgattcatCAGTTACTATTGGTTATTTAAGCAACAACTCCACGTTAAATTCTGGGGttaaatctactttagtacAAGAGATCCAATTTTTGGCCAGCGTGTAGACTTTTCGATTCTAAACGCAAAATGTAATATACAACTTTTTGTCGGAAAGACCCGGAGAGGTCCTGGGtacgcgttagcccactttggactctgtccataggagaaagtctctaACCCTGGCCGAAGGTCGGCCACCTATCCACTTTAGGTTCGCgtcagcccactttggactctgtccataaaaATGTCAAACCCCGGCCATCTATACTCCAATTTTTAAGGGtccatatctcaaaaactacgcTCTTCCTACAATTAgtgttgtagtgtattatgtagtgtagtgtattattattattttattttgacgaaaatgaatatattatacaaaattcatagaatttggctttgactttcaattagaagtggggatatcatttatacaagtttttgttgaaaagtatttgtaacagtgttaatttttaatttgactcgcatagaaatttgtttaagaaattattgagtatcgATGCATTTCaacttgaggataacactttactgttgagggtaatgtctgtgttTTGTTGAGAATGCtattttctcaacttgaatgttACCCAATcctttacaaaaaatgttgctcATAccctcaaattttgttttttttttttaaacaacttTTGCTAAAGATTTGTTTCAATTTCAGAAATTCTGGGACacccatttacatttttatcgCAACCTTAAACGATACGGCAagctattaaaaaaattcaaatatttttaacaacCCTGTACTAACAGCCGTTAAAGTTGTCTAGCCATATTGGTATGGCAACTCCAACTGAATCAGCTGTTTCAAAATCAAGAAAACACAGCCCGTCAAAAATGCAGTAGCAAAGCAAagaataattcaaaaaaaagtcATAGAAATAgtatcaaaaatgtttaagTCATTAGGAAATATACATTCGCTAATCAAAGGGTACTCAAAACTTCATAATATACTTGATTTCACTCAAAAAAGAACTATTACAGCTCTCCAACGAAAATATAAGGGAAACATTGAGTAAGTACTTGATGGGATGGCAGATGTGATTTCGTATCATATGAAGTTTTGTGCTCAGTCGACCGGCGCGAGAGAcaataaatacatacatttcatGAAGTCAATACCACAGTGTGAGAAGTGACTTAAAAGTAATCTTTGATTTCATTTACAGTAGCAGTGAGTTTTTGACGTCTGTAGAGAGCAGTAGacttgtatacacaacaaaaccccAACTAAGGTACAACGCAACAGTTCCCGTCAAGAAAAAAATGGTAAGTTTGGGTTAATGCATTCGAAGGTATTTATCGTAACATCACGTTCATGGGGAAATGTAAAACAAAACACTTGTTGACTCACTCAACATAAAAAATTGCTAGGTATTTGTTATACTTTGTTagatggagaaaattttttctatcaaatttaaCAAGGCCTTGAGGTCAATCTCAGATTGATAAGATTTTAAGCCAAGTATCAGCGTACATTATCAaagtatttttgttaattttgcttattcaattatgtatgtatgttactTTTTTACATGTActtgtatattttttgttaatttagctCATTTGTTATACTACGGATTACGACCAATTAATAACTGTTGAACTGGTTCATTGTTTTTAAACCTGTTCTTGTTTATTGCATTATTCATTAGAATGGTTAATATGGCttgtacatttaattaatttgtacaaaaagaatattcggagaaaatttttataaatcgaATGCATATTATGACATTGCATTTAAACTTCATTTCGCTAAactaaatcgtcattttttctattttgtgaGATATTTACGAAATACATATTGGAGACACTGGTTGTATGATTTATAAAcgaaatagaaatttaaatacacAAATGGAGTAATTAGAAGAATTACCATGGATCATAAACCTTCGATTAATCATGTGGCTTGAACAGTCGTTTGCCACATATTTAAGTCTAGTTCGTTGTGATATGATTTGAAGCCTATCAAGAAGAGCAAATATTGTTTTAAGCTAGAATTAATTGTAAGGTCTATGTATAGGAGACTCTGTGACTTTAATCTATTGTCAACCTATAGACCGGTACTAATTTCAATTTCCCCAGTGGAActccatataaaacatttctgaaATAAATTCAGGAATATTGTTAATTCTAGTACAGTCCTTTTATCTGACGAAAAAATAGACTTTTGCGATtattaaaaatcgatttttaacgTCGTGATTTTCGACTCTTTAATAGATGTTTctctattttcaataaaaatcaataGTCGAATTCCAAAATTATAGGGAGAAGTCGACTTCGAGTTGTATATACCCCTaaccgaaaaaaatatataaaatccgaAATATATCGCATATACtaccaaatttctgaaaaactaaaatcaatTCTACTTATTAATATATTTCCAGGCAAAACTTACCGAACAAGAACGTTTAGAGCTATTGAAACCTCTGCTGGATGCTGGTTGGTCCATGGTGAATGGCCGTGATGCAATCTATCGCGAATACATTTTCAACGATTTCAATCAATCATTTCGTTTTATGACCGGAGTTGCTCTCTTAGCCGAAAAAATGAATCACCATCCGGAATGGTTTAATGTATATAACAAACTGCAAGTGACTATGTCAACTCACGATGTCGGTGGTCTCAGTGCAAAGGATATTCGTATGGCCAAGTACATGGAAGAAGAGTTTAAACGCTTTATCTAAGatgctttaaaaataaattatagctAGTTATTTCcgtaatattttcatttttttctaactacgaaaaatgaaaaatgattcctaatatagaatttttttttcatttgcatCCCGGTTGCACCTAAAACGATTCTGGAAAATTGTACTAGGGAAATAATTCGAGCGCTAAAAATCGCAATGCatgctatatattaaaaaaaagagtcTTGGAATGATGTTCAGCTTTAAGGCTAAGTTTAAAAAAGTCATTGTAATATAATCGCTTATCTCCGAAGGAAAATAACTTGGAAGGAAATTTTTGGTCAAGTGAACACATATATAAATATCGAAGAAAAATGCATGCGTACTTTAAGgacaagaattcttcgtaataacgtaaatattttttattgcaaaggtAATGCATTCAGCACcttccgaataccaaaaagtttcgcatcagggggctaatcacgacattcgatatcgagaacttttgatcgtaatctaaatttttcggatcacgggagtcggtaccaagtttttttgatcgataattttttcgattggtaaattgcaatcgtaaaaaatttttttttacattgttttcgccatatagaaatagtaaatatattagctttagttcgaattgttgctaatttgtagtaaatttacgttaggttgtagaggatgacatcaatttttgtgttgaaGTTCCACTGTGATTCCTCGATGTGATCTTTCCATTTTCTCCCTTCCGAAGCGGTCCGCTTTGTGCCAGAACTTCCTCCagctcgttctctttgaaaggaatgaaattgaaagaaattaaattttgtaagaatggtGGATGAAGGCTTCCACTGGCAAAGCGGTCGGCTTTGTCCCAGAACTTCCTCCagctcgttctctttgaaaggaatgaaattgaaagaaattaaattttgtaagaatagtGGATGTAGGCTTCCACTGGCAAAACGTTTAAGACCGCAGACAATACCACcaaaaattagtttccatttgaacgccttcttcgtcagccgaaatcgtccattggGCCTGCAAAAAGGTAACTTTCTATtagtgcacaccatttcaaacccatgtacttatACCAATAACTatgtgcacttttattccttatttgtcgccgaattattttattttaggaaggattcggaggaatgtaaaaagagatatgggtccataagatataatgcaatacaatttactttttactttgaaatcttcaaaaacatatgtgttcctacattttattttgtgccgctaacttttgtcgtttcattttgttctgcttcgtttttttCTGCTAGAGAAATTGCATCGAATTTCGATCGAATACCGTGATCATAATTTTTAATCGTAtctacaattttttcgatacgattatgaattcgatatcgaatgctgTGATTAGCCCCCAGAAAGCTAAATTCCTAACTTCtaattcgtctccttctgggtgctgCACCCTGTTCAACACTCCAGATTTTATGAGATCAGTTCTTTTCACTTGTAATATGGTCAAGCTATACTTGATGTTAGAGTTGGGATTTATAGCTCCTTTATCACTCGTTTTGGTTGCGGTGCGAGAGCATCGTATTACGCTTAAGAAGAAAAGGAACTGAGGAAGAAATAGCTTCTCAGAAGTATCTCGATTGATTTCGGATTTACAATGTGGAATCATAATGGATTTCTCGTTCAAAGTCTACTTCACTCACTGTCTTGCACTACTTaaacaatataaaattaaatcaacaggaCAACAGTTAATTccatatgtttgtttttttcagatttttttagaacggttaatattttgctcacaaattttttaaaattgttacaCGCACAACGACGtttgaaaacaataaaatgattGTTGCCAAGTTGTCCAATATAGGCTTTCGACATCCCTGTTACCGTAACCGATAGTAGCAATCAATTGCTTATTGgaaggaaaatttcttatagctcaaaatctactaaaatggatttgaaatcccaatggattttggaagtgtaatgtgaatgaggtattattGAAATAGGAATGCACAATACGATAAATGatgatgtttgtttgttttttttttagaaacgaAGTATAACGTAGTATAACTATTTAAAGTAACTGGCACGTTGCGATACGCTAACGACACGTTTTCGGCTATAACCATTGCATGTCATCATctgtttttattactataaacaaaacaaaaatttattaaactttagtatttcaaaaatgtttaagaaatcgaagaataataaaattgtcgACGCTCCGAGTGCACCAacaattgatgaaattttggctgacatcgaaacatttcaGGTGGATATCGAGTCTACGCCCACAGCCAACAATCCTAAACATTTGGAAGGTTCCTCACAAAGTCTAGAGAAGTGGTGGCTACACTTCGAGCAATTCCTAAACGACTTGAAATGCTTAGAGTTCTTGAACAGTGAAATTGAAGGAgccaaactaaaattggaaTCACATAAATTAGAAATAGAAACAGAGACCAAGCTTTTAAAGAATGAAATTGACGAGCAGAAAGCTAAAATTGACGTGGCTCTAGAATAATCTGTATGATATATGACATATTGTATATAACAatcagaataaataaaatgtataagaTGTACAATTGATCGACTTACAATTAGTTCTGATCAAGGAATATAACCTGAATTAAAAGGGCGGTTCCAGACATAGTAGGTATTTTGAAAAAGAGATAATTAACCTTTAATTTTGTAGGATATTCCCTGATCTGAGTTAGTGGCCTGTTGTTGATTTACTTAAATATTCCACATTTACCAGTGTGAACAAGAAATACGATGATTTTTTGTAATTGAAGAgtattcaaaatcaatttagACATATGCCAACACAGTTTTCAATACTCGAAATATGTCAACTAGTCCCTTTCCGGTATAGCTTTCATCACCTTCACGAATCACGTTACATGAGCGTGATCTCTAAGGTTTCCGAAATAATCACGCAGTAAAACCAAGGCAGTCTAATACGGTGTTTGCGGAGCAAGGAAATAtaacaaggatttttttttcaaaatttaaaaaggaaaatgaaatttccaaatttaaaaaattcacttCGACCTTTGGGATTATTCAAAAATTCGTTATTTTACGTCGTAGATTATCGACAACTTCCCTCCACTTACACCATCACCTTGAAAATCAGATTCTACTTTATTTCCAATAGAGTACaattcgatatttcgatttaggttaggttaaagtggcagcccgattttttTGTCaggccacttagactattcagtccattgtgatagataTTTCGAATTAGAACTTTTTTATCCCTATTTGGAATTGAATTTTTGGTGAAATGGTTACGAAGGATGAAaacagtgtaccgaaaatgcgaTGGTCTGTATTAAATTAAGTAACAAGTAAGGTTCGTGTTAAGCTCTTCCACACTTTCAATAACCTCACAGAAACTGACGCGAGTTTGGAATCAATTTATGGCAATTGAAAaagagaaatttaaaatcttcGAGATCGACATCAAATGACGGCTtcggtaattaaaataaaacaccaAAATAATCAagcaaattcttttttttttaataatttcaagCAGTTTTTTAAACATATATTTGAATAATATTTAACTTTTTAACATCATCTTTATCCATATGGATAGGTGATGTTACGTGTTCTGATGACATATTCCCATATTACTGGGATCTTGAAATAGTTATTTGTATTACAATGATGCTACTTATTCTGCCTTGACTGGAACATAGGTTAGAATAATAGTAGCAAATGGAGAAACCTCCAAATCTTCTGTAGCGATTTTATTCCTGAAAAGATAAACAAAATTGTCCTTCATTTAATAGACAAttcagaattttta contains these protein-coding regions:
- the Pcd gene encoding pterin-4a-carbinolamine dehydratase isoform X1, whose amino-acid sequence is MFKSLGNIHSLIKGYSKLHNILDFTQKRTITALQRKYKGNIDSSEFLTSVESSRLVYTTKPQLRYNATVPVKKKMAKLTEQERLELLKPLLDAGWSMVNGRDAIYREYIFNDFNQSFRFMTGVALLAEKMNHHPEWFNVYNKLQVTMSTHDVGGLSAKDIRMAKYMEEEFKRFI
- the Pcd gene encoding pterin-4a-carbinolamine dehydratase isoform X2, which translates into the protein MFKSLGNIHSLIKGYSKLHNILDFTQKRTITALQRKYKGNIDSEFLTSVESSRLVYTTKPQLRYNATVPVKKKMAKLTEQERLELLKPLLDAGWSMVNGRDAIYREYIFNDFNQSFRFMTGVALLAEKMNHHPEWFNVYNKLQVTMSTHDVGGLSAKDIRMAKYMEEEFKRFI
- the LOC142223406 gene encoding uncharacterized protein LOC142223406, translated to MFKKSKNNKIVDAPSAPTIDEILADIETFQVDIESTPTANNPKHLEGSSQSLEKWWLHFEQFLNDLKCLEFLNSEIEGAKLKLESHKLEIETETKLLKNEIDEQKAKIDVALE